Proteins encoded by one window of Candidatus Paceibacterota bacterium:
- a CDS encoding DUF4147 domain-containing protein, translated as MQNVASGKIKNFKELAINDSRRVALEIAEAGLCAIDTGKVVRKFISKDEGRIVFGAGLTVEPLSNDKRIFFIGVGKCAYDAAVVVEEILGEKLTGGIVFDVNIPEENVLKRVRSFAGTHPFPSETNVAVSKEIVFLLSDLTENDLVIMAISGGGSTLLCLPDRSQTCLDEKFIIEGLFESGATIQEINTVRKHLSTARGGFLAKHAYPARVVSLIFSDVPGNDLGFISSGPTVEDKTTVEEAKVILDKYNVVNLTGSPVILIETPKEDQYFKNVYNVIVVSNEIALKAMERRARELLFEAKIVTDTLSGEAREVGLLVAESLRNVHKRSVLLYGGETTVKVKGSGLGGRNQELALSALSHLGFGELVVSFATDGRDNGDYMGAIVDNVLKKEAEKLLLEPKEFLEKNDSSSFFKKTGGLLKSGYTGSNVSDLIIGIKF; from the coding sequence ATGCAGAATGTAGCTAGTGGTAAAATTAAGAATTTTAAAGAACTCGCGATAAATGACTCGCGTCGGGTTGCTCTTGAAATAGCTGAAGCTGGTCTTTGTGCCATTGATACTGGTAAGGTTGTTAGAAAGTTTATTTCAAAGGACGAAGGTAGGATTGTTTTTGGTGCTGGTTTAACGGTTGAGCCTCTTAGTAACGACAAGAGGATTTTTTTTATTGGTGTTGGTAAGTGTGCCTATGACGCAGCTGTTGTGGTTGAAGAAATATTGGGAGAAAAATTAACAGGTGGTATTGTTTTTGATGTAAATATTCCCGAGGAAAATGTTTTGAAACGGGTCAGAAGTTTTGCCGGTACACACCCATTTCCATCAGAAACAAATGTTGCCGTTTCAAAAGAAATTGTCTTTTTACTTTCAGATTTAACCGAAAATGATCTTGTGATTATGGCAATTTCTGGTGGCGGTTCGACTCTACTTTGTTTGCCAGATAGAAGCCAAACTTGTCTTGATGAAAAATTTATAATTGAAGGACTTTTTGAGTCAGGAGCAACGATTCAGGAGATTAACACAGTTAGAAAACATCTCTCCACAGCGCGCGGTGGTTTTTTGGCGAAACACGCATACCCAGCGAGAGTTGTTTCGTTAATTTTTTCGGATGTTCCTGGAAATGACTTAGGCTTTATTTCTTCCGGCCCAACAGTTGAAGACAAAACTACAGTAGAAGAAGCTAAGGTGATTCTTGATAAGTACAACGTCGTAAACTTAACAGGGTCGCCAGTAATTTTGATTGAGACACCAAAAGAAGATCAATATTTTAAAAACGTTTATAATGTGATTGTTGTTTCAAATGAAATTGCCCTTAAGGCGATGGAAAGAAGAGCGCGAGAACTTTTATTTGAAGCAAAAATTGTAACCGATACGCTTTCTGGTGAAGCTAGAGAGGTTGGTTTGTTGGTGGCGGAATCATTACGTAACGTGCACAAAAGATCGGTTTTGCTCTATGGCGGAGAAACAACCGTTAAGGTTAAAGGGTCAGGACTTGGTGGAAGAAATCAAGAATTGGCACTAAGTGCGCTTTCTCACCTTGGGTTTGGCGAGCTTGTAGTTTCTTTTGCTACCGACGGTAGGGATAATGGAGACTACATGGGGGCGATAGTTGATAATGTTTTAAAAAAAGAAGCCGAAAAACTACTACTAGAGCCGAAGGAGTTTTTGGAAAAAAACGACAGCTCTTCGTTTTTTAAGAAAACAGGAGGTTTGCTCAAATCGGGGTATACTGGGTCAAACGTTTCTGATTTAATTATAGGGATAAAATTTTAA
- the ppsA gene encoding phosphoenolpyruvate synthase, producing MNENKYVVWMEDVGIEDVGTVGGKNASLGEMIKNLGEKGVAVPSGFVITADGYRYFMKETGMEQFVKKALNGLDTKNLKDLSKRGKLVRESIIATKVPVELDRQIALCYEMMEKRYGKNIDVAVRSSATAEDLPGASFAGEHETYLGIRGAKDVTQATKAAFASLFTNRAISYRVDKGFDHFTIALSVGVQRMVRSDKGVSGVMFTVDTESGFRDTVVINGSYGLGEMVVQGQVTPDEFFVFKNTIDTAPKAIISKTLGEKADKMIYSAGAKGIRPVKIIKTTPAERNKFCLSDEEVLKLARWGMIIEKHYSDKSGKWTPMDMEWAKDGNTGELFIVQARPETVQALRDFSKVKEYIRKEEGKVLTAGVSVGSSIAVGKARIIMDAKKIGEFKHGEVLVTDMTDPDWEPIMKIASAIITDKGGRTSHAAIVARELGIPAVVGSSDATRKIKTGMTVTVDTTGSDGVVMAGALKFDIVTHDLASIPKTKTKISLNIATPDTAFEKSFLPADGVGLAREEFIIASEIGIHPLALLNYKKLSGALKKKIDAKTVGYTDKTQFYVDRLAYGIGKIAAAFHPRETIVRFSDFKTNEYRTLLGGEAYEPSEENPMIGWRGASRYYDPKFKEAFKFECLAIKKVREEMGLDNVTPMVPFCRTVEEGKQTLEIMAEAGLVAKSLAKEGQKSVPVYVMCEIPSNVMLADDFLDIFDGMSIGSNDLAQLTLGLDRDSGIVSHVANENNEAVKKMISEAIKKCRARNKYVGICGQAPSDYPEFAAFLVEAGIESMSLNPDTIIKTRGVVAEKEKELGIN from the coding sequence ATGAATGAAAATAAATACGTTGTCTGGATGGAGGATGTCGGAATCGAAGATGTTGGAACGGTTGGTGGGAAAAACGCTTCCTTAGGGGAAATGATAAAAAATTTAGGAGAAAAAGGGGTTGCAGTACCTTCTGGATTTGTTATTACAGCAGACGGATATCGTTATTTCATGAAAGAGACGGGAATGGAACAGTTTGTTAAAAAAGCACTTAATGGGCTCGACACTAAAAACCTAAAAGATTTGTCAAAACGTGGAAAGTTGGTTCGCGAAAGTATTATTGCAACAAAAGTACCCGTAGAGCTTGATCGTCAAATTGCACTTTGTTATGAGATGATGGAAAAGAGGTATGGTAAAAATATTGACGTCGCTGTTCGTTCCTCTGCAACAGCGGAAGATTTACCTGGTGCATCGTTCGCAGGAGAACACGAAACGTACTTAGGAATTCGTGGAGCAAAGGATGTGACACAAGCAACAAAGGCGGCTTTTGCCTCGCTTTTCACCAACAGGGCTATTTCGTATCGTGTTGATAAGGGTTTTGATCATTTCACAATTGCTCTTTCCGTGGGTGTCCAGAGGATGGTCCGTTCAGATAAAGGGGTTTCAGGAGTTATGTTTACGGTTGATACCGAATCTGGATTTAGAGACACCGTTGTTATAAACGGCTCCTACGGATTAGGAGAAATGGTTGTTCAAGGGCAAGTAACACCCGACGAATTTTTTGTTTTTAAAAATACAATTGATACTGCCCCAAAAGCAATTATTTCAAAAACACTTGGTGAAAAAGCCGACAAGATGATTTATTCAGCAGGGGCCAAAGGAATTCGCCCTGTGAAAATTATCAAGACAACGCCAGCCGAGCGAAATAAATTTTGTCTTTCCGACGAAGAAGTTTTAAAACTTGCTAGATGGGGGATGATTATTGAAAAACATTACTCAGATAAAAGTGGAAAATGGACACCAATGGATATGGAGTGGGCAAAAGACGGCAATACTGGAGAGCTTTTTATCGTACAGGCGAGACCAGAGACAGTGCAGGCACTTCGCGATTTCTCTAAGGTGAAGGAATATATCCGCAAGGAAGAAGGGAAGGTATTAACTGCTGGTGTGTCAGTTGGTAGTTCTATTGCCGTTGGTAAAGCGCGCATCATCATGGACGCCAAAAAGATTGGGGAATTTAAGCACGGTGAAGTTCTTGTTACTGACATGACAGACCCAGACTGGGAGCCGATTATGAAAATTGCTTCTGCGATTATTACAGATAAAGGGGGGCGAACATCTCACGCAGCAATTGTTGCTAGAGAGCTTGGGATTCCAGCAGTTGTTGGTTCGAGTGATGCAACTCGAAAAATTAAAACGGGAATGACAGTGACTGTGGACACAACCGGTTCGGACGGGGTTGTTATGGCCGGAGCACTTAAGTTTGATATTGTGACCCATGATTTGGCTTCAATACCAAAAACAAAAACAAAGATTTCTCTAAATATTGCAACACCTGATACTGCTTTTGAAAAATCATTTTTGCCAGCTGATGGAGTTGGTCTTGCTCGAGAAGAATTTATTATTGCTTCAGAAATCGGCATTCACCCGCTAGCGCTTTTAAATTATAAAAAACTGTCGGGGGCACTTAAGAAAAAAATTGATGCAAAAACTGTTGGCTATACTGACAAAACACAGTTTTATGTTGATCGACTTGCTTATGGAATTGGAAAAATTGCGGCAGCCTTTCACCCACGCGAGACAATCGTGCGTTTCTCTGATTTCAAGACAAATGAATACAGAACTCTTTTGGGTGGCGAGGCTTATGAGCCGTCGGAAGAAAACCCAATGATTGGTTGGCGCGGGGCATCTCGTTACTATGACCCTAAATTTAAAGAAGCTTTTAAGTTTGAGTGTTTAGCAATAAAAAAAGTTAGAGAAGAAATGGGTCTTGATAATGTTACTCCAATGGTTCCGTTTTGTAGAACAGTTGAAGAAGGAAAACAGACCCTTGAAATTATGGCGGAGGCAGGACTTGTGGCAAAATCTTTGGCAAAAGAGGGGCAAAAAAGTGTTCCTGTTTATGTAATGTGTGAGATTCCATCGAACGTTATGCTCGCCGATGACTTTCTGGATATTTTCGATGGTATGTCCATTGGGTCAAATGATCTTGCGCAACTAACCCTCGGCTTAGATAGAGATTCTGGAATTGTCAGTCATGTGGCAAACGAAAACAACGAAGCCGTAAAGAAGATGATTAGCGAAGCGATAAAAAAATGTAGAGCTCGCAATAAATACGTCGGTATTTGTGGACAAGCACCATCAGATTATCCAGAGTTTGCGGCATTTTTAGTGGAAGCAGGAATTGAGAGTATGTCGCTTAATCCAGATACAATAATAAAAACACGTGGCGTGGTCGCGGAAAAGGAAAAAGAGTTGGGTATTAATTAA
- a CDS encoding hydroxyacid dehydrogenase gives MTKVSFFGVKQWEEEYLKEKMSQSVPGVEMSFSTEILDKSHTPADAGADIVSIFVDSTVDSEVISKFPNLKFIPTRSTGYDHVDLATCKEKGITVSSVPSYGENTVAEFAFALILSLSRKIFEGYDRIKEKGSFSFDGLQGFDLRGKTIGVVGTGHIGRFSINIAKGFGMNIVAYDPYPNEQLAKELGFEYKSFDDLLSASDVVTIHVPYLPTTHHMFNEQKFSLMKKTAILVNTSRGPIIDTQALVKALKDGTIAGAGLDVLEEEAVIKDEMEFLKKGSGEGHDLKTIVANHVLIDLPNVVMTPHNAFNTGEALRRILDTTVENIKNYLAGTPSNVVK, from the coding sequence ATGACAAAAGTTTCATTTTTCGGTGTGAAGCAATGGGAAGAGGAATATCTCAAAGAGAAAATGTCGCAATCTGTGCCCGGAGTGGAGATGTCTTTCTCTACGGAAATACTAGATAAAAGCCATACTCCAGCTGACGCAGGTGCGGATATTGTTTCAATCTTCGTCGATTCTACCGTCGACAGTGAGGTTATTAGCAAGTTTCCAAATTTGAAATTTATTCCAACTCGTTCTACTGGATATGACCACGTCGACCTAGCAACATGTAAAGAAAAAGGAATTACAGTTTCCTCAGTTCCGTCTTATGGCGAAAATACTGTCGCGGAATTTGCTTTCGCGCTAATACTATCACTGTCACGTAAAATTTTTGAAGGATATGACAGAATAAAAGAGAAAGGTAGTTTTAGTTTTGACGGTCTTCAAGGTTTTGACTTAAGAGGAAAAACAATTGGCGTTGTTGGGACAGGTCATATTGGGCGCTTTTCCATAAATATCGCAAAAGGGTTTGGTATGAATATTGTGGCCTATGATCCATACCCAAATGAACAATTAGCAAAAGAGCTGGGGTTTGAATATAAATCTTTTGACGACCTACTTTCAGCGAGCGATGTTGTGACTATTCACGTGCCGTATCTTCCAACAACTCACCACATGTTCAATGAGCAAAAATTCTCATTGATGAAAAAAACTGCAATTCTTGTTAACACAAGTCGTGGACCAATTATTGATACGCAAGCTTTGGTAAAAGCACTTAAAGATGGAACAATTGCTGGTGCAGGGCTCGATGTTCTTGAGGAGGAAGCGGTAATCAAGGACGAGATGGAGTTTTTGAAAAAAGGAAGCGGAGAGGGTCATGATTTAAAAACAATTGTTGCTAATCATGTGCTTATAGATTTGCCAAACGTTGTAATGACCCCACACAACGCTTTCAATACTGGAGAAGCTCTTCGCCGTATTTTGGACACAACCGTAGAAAACATAAAAAATTATTTGGCTGGCACCCCATCAAACGTAGTTAAATAA
- a CDS encoding enolase C-terminal domain-like protein: MYEIDDIKAEIIKDSRGEETVQATVTLTGGITASASVPQGKSRGAGEAHYVSPDYAVINIQEIISPALKNSMSIMQKEIDARLKALDGTPTKEKLGANAILAVSIAVARAASVARNIPLWAHLREMTGIPILDNSRPRLFVNLINGGEHAKNNLAFQEYLAIIDGANFAEMIEVQASLWSNLKKMFNDKFGDALPLGDEGGFAPEAMSDNLEPFRLIKSAAGELIEDGFVTLGTDVAGANAKLSLEERGILFETAIKDYQLTYIEDPYGEEDFTSFSKMTATYGDKMIIAGDDLTVTNSELMRMANQKKSINGVIIKPNQIGTITEALDAVRTANSFGWKVVASHRSGETEDTFIADFAYAIGAFGLKLGVPTQVARHTKYDRLLEIDREI, encoded by the coding sequence ATGTACGAGATAGACGACATAAAAGCTGAAATTATTAAGGATTCTCGCGGGGAAGAAACGGTTCAAGCAACGGTTACTCTTACGGGCGGAATAACTGCTTCTGCTTCTGTTCCACAAGGAAAAAGTCGCGGGGCTGGAGAAGCCCACTATGTTTCTCCAGATTATGCAGTGATAAATATTCAAGAAATTATTTCACCTGCATTGAAGAACTCGATGAGTATTATGCAAAAAGAGATTGATGCTAGGCTTAAGGCGCTCGATGGAACACCAACAAAAGAAAAACTTGGAGCAAACGCCATTCTCGCTGTTTCAATCGCCGTTGCCCGCGCAGCATCTGTCGCGCGTAACATACCACTGTGGGCACATCTTAGAGAGATGACAGGTATTCCAATTTTGGATAATTCTCGTCCGCGACTTTTTGTTAATTTAATAAACGGCGGTGAACACGCAAAAAACAATCTCGCTTTTCAGGAGTATCTGGCAATTATTGATGGAGCAAATTTTGCTGAAATGATTGAGGTCCAGGCGTCTCTTTGGAGTAATCTTAAAAAAATGTTTAACGATAAGTTTGGAGATGCTTTACCTCTTGGCGATGAAGGTGGTTTTGCCCCAGAGGCAATGAGCGATAACCTCGAGCCCTTTCGCCTAATCAAATCTGCAGCAGGGGAACTTATCGAGGATGGTTTTGTTACGTTGGGTACAGACGTAGCAGGAGCGAATGCAAAACTATCACTAGAAGAGAGGGGTATTCTTTTTGAGACGGCAATAAAAGATTACCAGCTCACTTACATTGAGGATCCATACGGAGAAGAAGACTTCACTTCTTTTTCCAAAATGACTGCAACATATGGGGATAAGATGATAATTGCAGGGGACGATCTTACTGTGACAAACTCTGAATTGATGCGAATGGCTAACCAGAAAAAAAGTATAAACGGGGTCATAATAAAGCCAAATCAAATTGGCACGATTACAGAAGCCTTGGATGCTGTGCGTACAGCGAATAGTTTTGGTTGGAAGGTTGTTGCTTCACATCGAAGCGGGGAGACCGAGGATACTTTTATTGCAGATTTTGCTTATGCAATTGGTGCCTTTGGCCTGAAATTGGGTGTGCCAACTCAAGTTGCTAGACATACAAAATATGATAGGTTGCTTGAGATAGACAGGGAGATTTAA
- a CDS encoding HD domain-containing protein → MLSKLINFTKLLNKFRSVERVLLVNEEERNENDVEHSYYLAMLAWYVISTNKLDLNLDLVIKYALVHDFVEVYAGDTYIYSLDKTHTGSKMQREKEAAEQLEKNFPEFQDMHQLIEKYEKREDKESRFVYALDKIQPVLNIYTDKGRTWKLHKVGLQMLIEHKKDKVAVSGEVEEYFKALVELLRKEEKDLFND, encoded by the coding sequence ATGCTTAGCAAGTTAATTAATTTTACAAAACTTTTAAATAAATTTCGCTCTGTTGAGCGGGTTCTTTTGGTTAACGAAGAGGAGAGAAACGAAAATGACGTAGAACATAGTTACTATTTGGCTATGCTTGCGTGGTATGTGATTTCTACTAACAAACTAGACCTAAACCTTGATTTGGTAATCAAGTACGCATTGGTACATGATTTTGTCGAAGTTTACGCTGGCGATACTTATATTTATTCTTTAGATAAAACACATACAGGCAGTAAGATGCAAAGGGAAAAAGAAGCGGCAGAACAGTTAGAGAAAAATTTCCCTGAATTTCAGGACATGCACCAGCTGATTGAAAAGTATGAAAAAAGAGAAGACAAAGAGAGTCGCTTTGTTTATGCTTTGGACAAAATTCAGCCAGTATTAAATATCTATACGGACAAGGGGCGAACCTGGAAATTACATAAAGTTGGACTACAAATGCTTATTGAACACAAAAAAGACAAGGTTGCCGTTTCTGGTGAAGTCGAGGAATACTTTAAGGCGTTGGTCGAGCTTCTTAGGAAGGAGGAAAAAGACCTATTTAATGATTAA
- a CDS encoding ZIP family metal transporter, producing MSAIIFIFLTLISSFFGGLLAFRYRDHLHIVLGFTAGILLSVVAFDLMPEIMEMTQELAVDPMVPMVALIAGFFLFHILEKAVLVHHANEDQYGPHTHPTVGVVSALALAAHSFLDGVGIGLGFQVSPELGMLVSLGVISHAFSDGLNTVTIMLQNHNPAKKIMLFLSIVAVAPVLGGISTLFFSVPQEILLIYLGFFAGFFLYIGASEVLPEAHSQRPSGRAVLATIVGVLFMFSATIFAH from the coding sequence ATGTCAGCTATTATTTTTATTTTTCTTACACTAATTTCCTCTTTTTTTGGAGGTCTTCTTGCTTTTAGGTATCGTGACCACTTACACATAGTTTTGGGGTTTACTGCAGGTATTCTTCTTTCTGTTGTCGCTTTTGATTTGATGCCAGAAATTATGGAAATGACTCAAGAGCTCGCGGTCGATCCAATGGTTCCAATGGTTGCTCTTATAGCTGGGTTTTTCCTTTTCCACATTCTTGAGAAGGCTGTTTTAGTACATCACGCAAACGAAGATCAATACGGACCACACACTCATCCAACAGTTGGAGTTGTTTCGGCCTTAGCTCTCGCGGCACACTCATTTTTAGACGGTGTTGGTATTGGACTAGGCTTTCAGGTCTCTCCGGAATTAGGCATGCTCGTTTCCCTTGGTGTGATCTCTCATGCATTTTCTGATGGTTTAAATACTGTGACAATCATGCTTCAAAATCACAACCCCGCAAAGAAAATTATGTTGTTTTTGTCTATTGTCGCGGTTGCCCCTGTCTTAGGTGGTATCTCAACATTGTTTTTTAGTGTTCCACAAGAAATCCTTCTTATTTATCTCGGGTTTTTTGCTGGATTCTTTCTTTATATTGGAGCATCAGAAGTTTTACCTGAGGCACACAGTCAAAGACCGTCTGGTCGTGCAGTCTTAGCAACGATTGTTGGAGTTCTTTTTATGTTTTCTGCGACAATATTTGCACATTAA
- the tgt gene encoding tRNA guanosine(34) transglycosylase Tgt: MKPIKFTIDKKLPNALGRAGVIETPHGTLETPSFIVVGTKGSVKSLTTEQVLALGGQAVLANTYHLYLEPGDRLVKDSGGLGKFMNWSGPTFTDSGGFQVFSLGAAMGKSVGKIATGEEIAEYTDEGNFGGKLAQIDEEGVTFRSFMDGSEHRFTPERSMEIQQNLGADIIFAFDECTSPMAPREYQMEAMERTHRWAKRCLEAHTKNDQALFGVVQGGRFEDLRKESAKVLAQLEVGGKTFDGFGIGGSFVKEDMATAVRWVNEILPEDKPRHLLGVGEPEDLFLGVENGCDTFDCVAPTRQGRNGNFYTNEGRIIVQNSKFREDLKPIEESCDCYACKNFSRAYIAHLFRAKEMLGPTLGSIHNLHFIVNLVKKIRQSILDDNFTEFKEEFLGKYRKLT, translated from the coding sequence ATGAAGCCGATTAAATTTACTATTGATAAAAAGTTACCAAATGCTTTGGGTAGGGCTGGGGTAATTGAGACTCCCCACGGAACACTCGAAACTCCGTCTTTTATTGTTGTTGGGACTAAAGGGAGTGTTAAGTCTCTTACAACTGAGCAGGTGTTAGCCTTAGGGGGACAGGCTGTTTTGGCGAATACATATCATCTTTATCTTGAGCCAGGAGACAGACTTGTAAAAGATTCTGGTGGTTTGGGAAAGTTTATGAATTGGAGCGGACCGACATTTACTGATTCTGGTGGTTTCCAAGTTTTCTCTCTCGGGGCTGCTATGGGGAAAAGTGTTGGTAAAATTGCCACAGGAGAAGAGATTGCAGAATACACAGACGAGGGAAATTTTGGCGGGAAGCTCGCGCAAATAGATGAAGAGGGTGTAACCTTCAGGTCTTTTATGGATGGCAGTGAGCATCGTTTTACTCCAGAACGTTCTATGGAGATACAGCAAAATTTGGGAGCCGATATTATTTTTGCTTTTGATGAATGCACTTCGCCGATGGCTCCGAGAGAATATCAAATGGAAGCGATGGAGAGAACTCATCGCTGGGCAAAAAGATGCTTAGAAGCACACACCAAAAATGATCAAGCGTTGTTTGGGGTAGTTCAAGGAGGGCGTTTTGAAGATTTAAGAAAAGAAAGTGCCAAGGTCCTCGCTCAACTTGAGGTGGGTGGTAAAACATTTGATGGTTTTGGTATTGGTGGATCATTCGTCAAAGAAGATATGGCGACAGCTGTAAGGTGGGTAAATGAAATTTTACCGGAAGACAAACCAAGACATTTGCTTGGGGTGGGTGAGCCAGAAGATTTATTCTTGGGAGTAGAAAACGGATGTGATACGTTTGATTGCGTTGCTCCAACTCGCCAAGGCAGAAATGGTAATTTTTATACAAACGAAGGACGTATAATAGTGCAAAATTCTAAATTTAGAGAAGACTTAAAACCAATTGAAGAAAGCTGTGATTGTTATGCTTGTAAGAATTTTAGTAGAGCTTATATAGCGCACCTTTTTAGAGCGAAAGAAATGCTTGGTCCAACACTAGGTTCTATTCATAATCTGCACTTCATCGTCAATTTGGTGAAAAAAATTAGGCAATCAATTTTGGACGATAATTTTACAGAGTTTAAAGAGGAATTTTTAGGGAAGTATCGTAAGTTGACGTAA
- the uvrB gene encoding excinuclease ABC subunit UvrB → MSVFKISKHFTPAGDQPKAITALTKGLKKGYKKQTLLGVTGSGKTFTMANVIAKEGKPTLVIAHNKTLAAQLAQEYKEFFPENAVHYFVSYYDYYQPEAYMPVTDTYIEKDAQINEEIDRLRHASTQALMSRRDVIIVASVSCIYGLGSPEEYRKENLELKVGDRVERLELIRRLISIHFERTNADINPGEFRSIGSRVEIMPTSERYVLNIDIVDGKISNIIIVDPVSQKILGEEKSVFLFPAKHFLTEKSQRDRAIKIIKKELAESLKKFEKEGKLLEAERLKRRTNYDMAMIREVGYCSGIENYSRPLSGRPAGAAPDTLLSYFPKTKDGKPDFLTVIDESHVTLPQVRGMQAGDFSRKSTLVDHGFRLPSAIDNRPLTFKEFEERIADVIYTSATPSELEMTTSDQIVEQIIRPTGLVDPEITIKPISSKGTYGGQIEDFMAETKKVVLKNERSIATTLTKKMAEELSVYLREKGIKAEYLHSDIKTIDRIKILSDFRRGTFDCLVGVNLLREGLDLPEVSFIGILDADKEGFLRSAVSLIQTIGRAARNSAGRVTLYADVETDSMKKAIGETNRRRVIQVAYNKKHGITPTTIKKKIHDIAEHLESNHEKAVKFNLDIDEQVFRENPKKLIKLKEKEMSMAVKELDFESAAILRDEIAVLKEMLIKKG, encoded by the coding sequence ATGTCAGTTTTTAAAATATCAAAACACTTTACCCCAGCCGGAGACCAGCCGAAGGCTATAACTGCGCTTACTAAAGGATTAAAAAAAGGCTATAAAAAGCAGACGTTACTTGGTGTGACTGGCTCTGGAAAAACATTCACGATGGCAAACGTTATTGCCAAAGAAGGGAAACCGACACTCGTGATTGCTCACAACAAAACTCTTGCTGCTCAGCTTGCTCAAGAGTACAAAGAATTTTTTCCAGAAAACGCGGTGCATTATTTTGTTTCCTACTATGACTATTATCAACCAGAAGCGTATATGCCCGTGACAGACACGTACATTGAGAAAGACGCACAGATTAATGAAGAAATCGACCGCTTGAGGCATGCTTCTACGCAGGCGTTAATGTCACGCCGTGACGTGATAATTGTTGCTTCAGTGTCGTGTATTTATGGCTTGGGTAGCCCGGAAGAGTATCGCAAAGAAAATCTTGAGCTTAAGGTTGGGGATCGTGTCGAGCGGCTAGAATTAATCCGCCGTTTAATCAGTATTCATTTCGAAAGAACAAATGCGGATATAAATCCCGGAGAGTTTCGAAGTATCGGTTCGAGGGTTGAAATAATGCCAACATCAGAGCGTTATGTTTTAAATATTGATATTGTCGATGGTAAAATTTCAAACATTATTATTGTCGACCCAGTGTCGCAAAAAATTCTTGGTGAAGAAAAAAGTGTTTTTCTTTTTCCAGCCAAACATTTCCTTACAGAAAAATCACAGCGAGACCGTGCAATAAAAATTATAAAAAAAGAACTTGCAGAGAGTTTGAAAAAATTTGAGAAAGAGGGGAAATTGCTTGAAGCCGAAAGGTTAAAACGGAGGACAAATTATGACATGGCGATGATTCGTGAGGTTGGTTATTGTTCAGGTATTGAAAATTATTCAAGACCTCTTTCAGGAAGACCAGCCGGTGCTGCACCAGACACACTTCTTTCGTATTTTCCAAAAACAAAAGATGGCAAGCCAGACTTCCTTACTGTTATAGACGAATCACACGTGACCCTCCCACAGGTTCGCGGAATGCAGGCGGGAGATTTTTCCCGCAAAAGTACTCTTGTGGATCACGGTTTTCGCTTGCCTTCAGCAATAGACAATCGCCCGCTGACATTTAAGGAATTTGAGGAGCGGATTGCTGATGTGATTTATACCTCAGCAACCCCAAGTGAGCTTGAGATGACGACGAGTGATCAGATAGTTGAACAGATTATTCGTCCAACCGGTTTGGTCGATCCTGAAATTACGATAAAACCAATTTCTTCAAAAGGCACATATGGCGGACAAATTGAAGATTTTATGGCTGAGACGAAAAAGGTTGTTTTGAAAAATGAACGTTCTATTGCAACGACTTTGACCAAAAAAATGGCAGAAGAGCTCAGTGTGTATTTAAGAGAGAAAGGTATTAAGGCAGAGTATTTACACAGCGATATTAAGACAATAGATAGAATTAAAATATTGTCAGATTTTAGACGAGGCACATTTGATTGTTTGGTTGGAGTAAACCTTCTTCGTGAAGGTTTAGATTTGCCAGAAGTTTCTTTTATTGGAATTTTGGATGCAGACAAGGAAGGGTTTTTACGCTCCGCAGTTTCGCTTATTCAAACCATCGGTCGTGCAGCTAGAAATTCTGCGGGGCGAGTGACGCTTTATGCTGATGTTGAAACAGACTCAATGAAGAAAGCGATAGGTGAGACAAATCGCCGTCGTGTTATTCAGGTTGCATACAACAAAAAACACGGTATCACTCCGACGACAATTAAAAAGAAAATTCATGATATCGCCGAACATCTCGAAAGTAATCACGAAAAGGCTGTTAAATTCAATCTGGATATAGACGAACAAGTATTCAGAGAGAATCCTAAGAAACTCATTAAGCTTAAAGAAAAAGAAATGAGCATGGCGGTAAAAGAGCTTGATTTCGAGTCCGCCGCTATTTTACGAGATGAAATCGCAGTGCTTAAAGAAATGCTGATAAAAAAGGGTTAG